A section of the Etheostoma cragini isolate CJK2018 chromosome 12, CSU_Ecrag_1.0, whole genome shotgun sequence genome encodes:
- the LOC117954709 gene encoding coagulation factor XIII B chain-like produces the protein MYGCDNGRKPAVEGWWATIICQNGTWSHTPQCIDEQACIPLDIPNGKYKKSPKGLYDNKQSIYIKCDKGYESKNRDATAICSNGTWTSVPVCERSIETCGEPPKIPHAVIIHQEYQELFAADSEVQYECEDGYSVEGGGTKDSITCMSGNWTEGPKCQRGTHLGTRDGGVTPGSGIQPAGRGLSPISGSNEKGSISSFTTVNHCGAYPIVPNGDVVKDDPMFLKYQCNSFYKRVGPDIVRCHSEGSWSQLPICQEAYCTMDLAQNPVDGVKLSGVEYVTEGETKYIRCIWRAYSSRVKCISGELIYTQCCHYDDHQRGVCS, from the exons ATGTATGGCTGTGATAACGGGCGTAAACCGGCAGTGGAAGGTTGGTGGGCAACAATCATATGTCAAAATGGCACATGGTCGCATACACCACAGTGTATAG ATGAACAAGCCTGCATTCCACTAGATATACCTaatggaaaatataaaaaaagcccaaaaggtTTGTATGATAACAAACAATCAATCTACATAAAGTGTGACAAAGGGTATGAATCCAAAAACCGGGATGCTACAGCCATATGTTCAAATGGAACATGGACCTCTGTGCCGGTCTGTGAGA GAAGTATCGAGACATGTGGGGAGCCCCCTAAAATCCCCCATGCAGTCATCATCCATCAGGAATACCAAGAGTTGTTTGCTGCAGATTCAGAAGTGCAGTATGAATGTGAAGATGGATATTCTGTAGAGGGAGGAGGAACCAAAGATAGCATCACTTGCATGTCTGGAAACTGGACTGAAGGCCCAAAGTGCC AAAGAGGAACCCATTTAGGTACTAGAGATGGTGGAGTTACGCCCGGCAGTGGGATACAACCTGCAGGTCGAG GATTGTCTCCCATCTCTGGCTCGAATGAGAAAGGCAGTATATCTTCGTTCACAACAG tcAACCACTGTGGAGCGTACCCAATCGTACCAAACGGTGATGTTGTGAAAGACGatccaatgtttttgaaataccaATGCAATTCCTTTTATAAACGAGTGGGTCCAGACATCGTGAGGTGTCACAGTGAAGGCAGCTGGTCACAACTACCCAtctgccaag AGGCATACTGTACCATGGATCTTGCTCAAAATCCTGTGGACGGTGTTAAACTATCTGGAGTTGAATATGTAACTGAAGGAGAAACCAAGTACATTCGGTGTATTTGGCGTGCTTACAGCAGTCGTGTTAAGTGCATCAGTGGAGAATTGATTTATACCCAGT GTTGTCATTATGATGACCATCAACGG GGAGTTTGCTCGTAA